One segment of Rosa chinensis cultivar Old Blush chromosome 6, RchiOBHm-V2, whole genome shotgun sequence DNA contains the following:
- the LOC112172596 gene encoding 30S ribosomal protein S15-like: MSSPEKLKIELGKVRDEFKMSESNCGSARVQVAQLTTKIKHLSSILHKKDKHSLKGLQAMVQRRKKLLKYLRRTDWDSYCLVLSKLGLRDTPDVKQEYRKHYKN; this comes from the exons ATGTCTTCTCCAGAAAAGCTGAAAATTGAGCTTGGCAAAGTTAGAGATGAATTTAAAATGTCAGAGTCAAATTGTGGTTCTGCACGAGTTCAAG TGGCACAACTCACAACTAAGATCAAACATCTGTCTTCAATTTTACACAAAAAG GATAAGCATTCACTTAAGGGTCTTCAAGCAATGGTGCAGAGGAGAAAGAAGCTATTAAAGTATCTTCGAAGAACTGACTGGGACTCTTACTGCCTTGTTCTCTCCAAACTTGGTCTTCGGGACACGCCAGATGTCAAACAAGAGTACAGGAAACATTACAAGAATTAA